A single region of the Streptomyces sp. NBC_01803 genome encodes:
- a CDS encoding carboxyl transferase domain-containing protein — MIAWMTGTFTELPHRDAGAATDGPIGWAGYADSRTRARKRTGESESVVCGIGDVGGTEAVLIAFEFGFLGGSIGQSTGERIENAFITARDLSLPVISLIASGGSRMQEGMHALTQLQRIARQMVRLRAAGLPHVAVLAGPVTGGGWATLGAGSDVRVSLPGVQVGFAGSRVRPDGVDPYAYTAEGQFDVGQVDRIVPSGELPEVVARWLSLLTAPATGPVPPPRALRAAPLPDTGWRAVEQARAADRPRAQAYLEAYFTVREPLASTDPGILCGFGLRDGRSVGYVAQLGTATSPAGFRAATRLLRLADRLSIPVLTLVDTPGAANDAAAERDGVGAAIAETITAVAGCRTPVTTLLVGEGGSGGAVALTSPGHTWVTADSYYSVIAPEKAVSILKRGPDEVRETAEQLRLRPQDLVELGIARGVVPAE; from the coding sequence ATGATCGCCTGGATGACGGGGACGTTCACCGAGCTGCCACACCGAGACGCGGGCGCCGCCACGGACGGCCCGATCGGCTGGGCCGGGTATGCCGACAGCAGGACGCGGGCCAGGAAGCGAACGGGCGAGTCGGAGTCGGTCGTCTGCGGTATCGGGGATGTGGGCGGCACCGAGGCGGTGCTCATCGCGTTCGAGTTCGGCTTCCTCGGCGGCTCCATCGGCCAGAGCACCGGCGAGCGCATCGAGAACGCCTTCATCACCGCCCGGGATCTGTCGCTGCCCGTCATCTCGCTGATCGCCAGCGGCGGCAGCCGGATGCAGGAGGGCATGCACGCCCTGACCCAGCTCCAGCGCATCGCCCGGCAGATGGTGCGGCTGCGGGCGGCCGGCCTGCCGCATGTCGCGGTGCTGGCCGGGCCGGTGACCGGCGGCGGCTGGGCGACGCTGGGCGCGGGCTCCGATGTCCGGGTGTCGCTGCCCGGCGTCCAGGTCGGCTTCGCCGGCTCCCGGGTCAGGCCGGACGGCGTCGATCCCTACGCCTACACGGCTGAGGGGCAGTTCGATGTCGGTCAGGTCGACCGGATCGTGCCGTCCGGCGAGCTGCCGGAGGTGGTGGCGCGCTGGCTGTCGTTGCTGACCGCGCCCGCGACGGGGCCGGTGCCGCCGCCCCGGGCGCTGCGCGCGGCGCCACTGCCGGACACCGGCTGGCGGGCCGTCGAGCAGGCCAGGGCCGCGGACCGGCCGCGCGCCCAGGCGTACCTGGAGGCGTACTTCACCGTCCGCGAGCCGCTGGCCAGCACCGACCCGGGCATCCTGTGCGGGTTCGGCCTCCGGGACGGCCGGAGCGTGGGCTATGTGGCGCAGCTCGGAACGGCGACCAGCCCGGCCGGATTCCGGGCGGCCACGCGGTTGCTGCGGCTGGCGGACCGGCTGTCGATCCCGGTGCTCACGCTGGTGGACACGCCCGGCGCGGCCAACGACGCGGCGGCGGAGCGCGACGGCGTGGGCGCGGCGATCGCGGAGACGATCACCGCCGTGGCCGGCTGCCGGACGCCGGTCACCACGCTGCTGGTCGGCGAGGGCGGCTCCGGCGGCGCGGTGGCGCTGACGTCCCCGGGGCACACGTGGGTGACGGCGGACAGCTACTACTCCGTGATCGCGCCCGAGAAGGCCGTCTCGATCCTGAAGCGCGGACCGGACGAGGTACGCGAGACGGCCGAACAGCTCCGGCTCCGGCCGCAGGACCTGGTGGAGCTCGGGATCGCGCGCGGCGTCGTGCCGGCGGAGTGA
- a CDS encoding bestrophin-like domain translates to MSEWLVLTLAVLATCAVVLLAAVVRQRRAGEDDDPSETPDVIEYMTMMIGVVYAIVLGLAIAGVWEARGEADAWVSREAQALHEMNERAEVFPAETRDGIQADITAYVGYAAGEEWSHMVDHGELTEHGDELLARLRTTVLAPEPETVREVQAYQGLVDQVAIVDEARVGRGNSAQPTMPGVVWVGLIAGATVTVGMVFALQIQRSGRELVLAGLFSALITFLLFLIWYFDDPFAHGLGDSIEAYLSFFPQTTSGD, encoded by the coding sequence GTGTCCGAATGGCTTGTGCTGACTCTCGCCGTCCTGGCGACCTGCGCGGTCGTGCTGCTCGCCGCGGTAGTGCGGCAGCGCCGGGCCGGCGAGGACGACGACCCGTCCGAGACGCCCGATGTCATCGAGTACATGACAATGATGATCGGCGTGGTGTACGCCATCGTCCTCGGCCTGGCCATCGCCGGCGTCTGGGAGGCCCGCGGCGAGGCGGACGCCTGGGTGAGCCGGGAGGCCCAGGCGCTGCACGAGATGAACGAGCGGGCCGAGGTCTTCCCGGCGGAGACCCGGGACGGCATCCAGGCCGACATCACCGCCTACGTCGGCTACGCGGCGGGCGAGGAGTGGTCGCACATGGTGGACCACGGCGAGCTGACCGAGCACGGCGACGAGCTGCTCGCGCGGCTCCGGACCACCGTGCTGGCGCCGGAACCGGAGACAGTGCGCGAAGTCCAGGCGTACCAGGGGCTGGTGGACCAGGTGGCCATCGTGGACGAGGCACGCGTCGGGCGCGGGAACAGCGCGCAGCCCACCATGCCCGGCGTGGTGTGGGTGGGACTGATCGCGGGGGCGACCGTGACGGTCGGCATGGTGTTCGCGCTGCAGATCCAGCGCTCGGGCCGGGAGCTGGTGCTGGCCGGGCTCTTCAGCGCGCTGATCACGTTCCTGCTGTTCCTGATCTGGTACTTCGACGACCCGTTCGCCCACGGTCTCGGCGACTCAATCGAGGCGTACCTGTCATTCTTCCCACAGACCACCAGCGGCGACTGA
- a CDS encoding DMT family transporter yields MRRPTAGPVLILAAATLWGTTGTAASFAPDDASALSIGAATMGVGGLLTLALAGRSAFGVLRGGPAVLRRALFGALGVVVYPLAFYTAMAWAGVAVGTVVSLGCAPVFAALLERVLDGTRLTRSWLAATGSAAFGCALLVLSGHGSAAGGGRVTGGVALGVLASAGYAAYAYSGARLIRCGHSSRAVMGALFGLGATVLLPLFAVTGGALLGEPRGLAVAAYLAVIPMWLAYVLFGTGLARVRASAATTLSLFEPVVAAALGVAVVGERLTGAAWAGVGLVVLGLLVLMARRPGVRSPVGGIHQGR; encoded by the coding sequence GTGCGACGCCCGACCGCGGGCCCCGTTCTGATCCTGGCCGCCGCCACGCTGTGGGGCACCACCGGCACCGCCGCGAGCTTCGCCCCCGACGACGCTTCCGCCCTGTCCATCGGGGCGGCCACCATGGGCGTCGGCGGCCTGCTCACCCTCGCCCTGGCCGGCCGGTCGGCGTTCGGCGTGCTGCGGGGCGGCCCGGCCGTGCTCCGCCGCGCGCTGTTCGGCGCGCTGGGCGTCGTCGTCTATCCGCTGGCGTTCTACACGGCCATGGCCTGGGCCGGGGTGGCCGTCGGCACGGTGGTCAGCCTCGGCTGCGCGCCCGTCTTCGCCGCGCTGCTCGAACGGGTCCTGGACGGAACGCGGTTGACCCGGAGCTGGCTGGCGGCGACGGGATCCGCCGCGTTCGGGTGCGCCCTCCTCGTGCTTTCCGGACACGGGAGCGCCGCCGGGGGCGGGCGGGTGACCGGCGGTGTCGCCCTGGGCGTGCTGGCGAGCGCCGGATACGCGGCGTACGCGTACTCCGGTGCCCGCCTCATCCGGTGCGGGCACTCCTCGCGCGCCGTGATGGGCGCGCTGTTCGGGCTCGGGGCGACCGTGCTGCTGCCGCTCTTCGCGGTCACGGGCGGCGCGCTGCTCGGCGAGCCGCGCGGGCTGGCGGTGGCGGCGTATCTGGCGGTGATCCCGATGTGGCTGGCGTATGTGCTCTTCGGCACGGGCCTGGCCCGGGTCCGGGCGAGCGCGGCCACGACGCTGAGCCTGTTCGAGCCGGTGGTGGCCGCGGCGCTGGGGGTGGCGGTCGTCGGCGAACGCCTCACCGGGGCGGCCTGGGCGGGCGTGGGGCTCGTCGTGCTGGGCCTGCTGGTGCTGATGGCCCGCCGGCCCGGTGTCCGGTCCCCGGTCGGCGGGATTCATCAAGGCCGTTGA
- a CDS encoding acyl-CoA synthetase, with product MSPLFPALDSAPSRPALRFGGRILSYAGLRGAAGALARRLAGHRRVAVWATPEPETAVAVVAALLARVPAVPVNPGIGARELAHIVGDSAPTLVLAPPGAVLPDALATLERIDVDARPPGTDTGDTPAGDADPDEERPALIVYTSGTTGPPKGVVLSRRAIARTLDALADAWAWTSRDVVVHALPLFHVHGLVLGVLGPLRRGGTVHHLGRFSPEGVAEALAGDGTVLFGVPTMYHRLAEAAGRDAGLAAALAGARLLVSGSAPLPLPDHERILAATGRRVIERYGMTETMMNTSVRADMPPATGTVGVPLPGVELRLVDDAGQPLTADDGETVGEIQVRGPNLFTEYLNRPEATAEAFDGDWFRTGDMATRDAAGRYRIVGRKSTDLIKSGGYKIGAGEIENALLAHPGVAEAAVTAAPDPDLGERIIAWIVPREATSPPSAQELTDHVAGQLAAHKRPREVRFLAALPRNDMGKILKRELV from the coding sequence ATGAGCCCTCTGTTCCCAGCCCTGGACAGCGCGCCATCCAGGCCGGCGCTGCGTTTCGGCGGCCGGATACTCAGCTACGCCGGACTGCGCGGCGCGGCCGGCGCCCTGGCGCGACGGCTCGCGGGCCACCGGCGGGTCGCCGTGTGGGCCACCCCGGAGCCCGAGACGGCCGTCGCGGTGGTGGCGGCGCTCCTCGCCCGAGTGCCCGCCGTGCCGGTCAACCCGGGGATCGGAGCGCGCGAGCTGGCGCACATCGTCGGTGACAGCGCGCCCACGCTGGTGCTGGCGCCGCCCGGCGCGGTGCTGCCCGACGCGCTGGCCACCCTGGAGCGGATCGACGTCGACGCCCGGCCGCCGGGTACGGACACCGGTGACACGCCCGCCGGGGACGCCGACCCCGACGAAGAACGTCCGGCCCTCATCGTCTACACCTCGGGCACCACGGGCCCGCCCAAGGGCGTGGTGCTCTCCCGCCGCGCGATCGCCCGCACGCTGGACGCGCTGGCCGACGCCTGGGCGTGGACCTCGCGGGACGTGGTGGTGCACGCGCTGCCGCTGTTCCATGTGCACGGTCTGGTGCTGGGCGTGCTCGGCCCGCTGCGGCGCGGCGGCACCGTACACCACCTGGGACGTTTCTCGCCGGAGGGCGTGGCCGAAGCGCTCGCCGGGGACGGCACGGTCCTTTTCGGCGTGCCCACGATGTACCACCGGCTGGCCGAGGCGGCGGGCCGGGACGCGGGCCTCGCGGCCGCGCTCGCGGGGGCGAGGCTGCTGGTGTCCGGCTCCGCGCCGCTGCCGCTGCCCGACCACGAGCGGATTCTGGCCGCGACCGGCCGCCGCGTGATCGAGCGGTACGGCATGACCGAGACCATGATGAACACGAGCGTGCGCGCCGACATGCCGCCCGCGACCGGCACGGTCGGGGTGCCGCTGCCGGGCGTCGAGCTGCGGCTGGTCGACGACGCCGGGCAGCCGCTGACCGCCGACGACGGCGAGACGGTCGGCGAGATCCAGGTCCGCGGACCGAACCTCTTCACCGAGTACCTCAACCGCCCCGAGGCCACCGCCGAGGCGTTCGACGGCGACTGGTTCCGCACCGGCGACATGGCGACCCGGGACGCGGCGGGCCGGTACCGGATCGTGGGGCGCAAGTCCACCGACCTGATCAAGAGCGGCGGCTACAAGATCGGCGCCGGCGAGATCGAGAACGCGCTACTGGCACACCCCGGCGTCGCGGAGGCCGCCGTGACCGCCGCGCCCGACCCGGATCTGGGCGAGCGCATCATCGCCTGGATCGTGCCGCGCGAGGCGACGAGCCCGCCGTCCGCGCAGGAGCTGACCGACCACGTCGCGGGCCAGCTCGCCGCGCACAAGCGCCCGCGCGAGGTCCGTTTCCTGGCCGCCCTGCCCCGCAACGACATGGGCAAGATCCTCAAGCGGGAGCTGGTGTGA
- a CDS encoding ROK family transcriptional regulator, with protein sequence MAEPAALSQSEIRRRNLARVLHALVAGEPLSRAEVAARIGLTRAAVSTLVDELLRGGLLTEREPPPGRPGGVGRPGTGLLIADRGPCGVGAEIGVDHLAVCVMDLRGEVRVRDRRETQRRDGHRAGPDAVLGELTAMLRTAVAEAAEAGLRPAGLAVAVPGLVVRNTATVLHAANLGWRNADLGGPLPRDLGPVTVENEANLAALAELWSGRGAGDSFLHVSAEAGIGAAVVIDGELLRGAHGFAGELGHLPVRPEGRPCRCGGRGCLEAYAGEEALLRAAGLRPGPGVRVGALAARCEAGDPTALRAVRQAGAALGIALSGAVNLLDPRRVVIGGALSRLAPWLLTPVSRELARRTTVAAGGRSTPVPVTVSPLGPDGPLLGAAGHAVRAALDDPAALLRP encoded by the coding sequence ATGGCCGAGCCCGCCGCCCTGTCCCAGTCCGAGATCCGGCGCCGTAACCTGGCGCGCGTGCTGCACGCCCTCGTCGCCGGGGAGCCGCTCTCGCGCGCCGAGGTCGCGGCCAGGATCGGCCTGACCAGGGCGGCGGTGTCCACGCTCGTGGACGAGCTGCTCCGCGGCGGCCTGCTGACCGAGCGGGAGCCGCCCCCCGGCCGTCCCGGCGGCGTGGGACGTCCCGGCACCGGGCTGCTGATCGCCGACCGCGGCCCGTGCGGGGTGGGCGCCGAGATCGGAGTCGACCACCTGGCCGTGTGCGTCATGGACCTGCGCGGCGAGGTGCGGGTGCGCGACCGCCGGGAGACCCAACGCCGTGACGGCCACCGCGCCGGACCCGACGCCGTGCTCGGGGAGCTGACGGCGATGCTGCGCACGGCCGTGGCGGAAGCGGCGGAGGCGGGGCTGCGCCCGGCCGGGCTGGCGGTGGCCGTGCCCGGTCTGGTGGTGCGGAACACGGCAACCGTTCTGCACGCCGCCAATCTCGGCTGGCGGAACGCCGATCTGGGCGGGCCACTGCCCCGGGACCTGGGCCCGGTCACGGTGGAGAACGAGGCCAACCTCGCCGCGCTGGCCGAGCTGTGGTCGGGCCGGGGCGCCGGGGACAGCTTCCTGCACGTCTCGGCCGAGGCCGGTATCGGCGCGGCGGTCGTGATCGACGGCGAGTTGCTGCGCGGCGCCCACGGGTTCGCGGGCGAGCTCGGCCACCTGCCGGTGCGTCCCGAGGGCCGCCCCTGCCGCTGCGGCGGACGCGGCTGCCTGGAGGCGTACGCGGGTGAGGAGGCGCTGCTGCGGGCGGCGGGCCTGCGGCCCGGTCCGGGTGTCCGGGTCGGCGCCCTGGCCGCCCGCTGCGAGGCGGGCGATCCCACCGCCCTGCGCGCCGTCCGGCAGGCCGGGGCGGCGCTGGGCATCGCGTTGTCCGGCGCGGTCAACCTGCTGGATCCCCGCCGGGTGGTGATCGGTGGCGCGCTGTCCCGGCTGGCGCCCTGGCTGCTGACGCCGGTCAGCCGCGAGCTGGCCCGACGCACCACCGTGGCCGCGGGGGGCCGCAGCACGCCGGTGCCGGTGACCGTCTCACCGCTCGGACCCGACGGGCCGCTCCTCGGGGCGGCCGGGCACGCCGTGCGCGCGGCGCTGGACGACCCGGCCGCGCTGCTGCGCCCCTGA
- a CDS encoding MsnO8 family LLM class oxidoreductase: MRWSILDRALIRRGQSPADTLRQTVRFAREAETLGFQRFWLAEHHGVPGVAGSAPTVLAAAVASATTRIRVGTGGVMLPNHRPLVVAEQFGVLESLFPGRVDMGLGRSVGFTGAVREALGAEKDAADRFGEQVAELLRYFDGAGPVTALPARGLRVPAFILAVGAGGAIAAGHGLPLVMAHLNDEERMLAAVDGYRAAFRPSAHGERPYVVLAVNAAVAETSEEAALLQIPEAWATAYSRTRGVFPPLDPPEEVLARRMTERERRFFEQARGGQLHGDEAGMTTALARLADRTGADELLLTLTSHGDAGRLDSYRRLARLAGLGAAAAPAPAARGRSAA; the protein is encoded by the coding sequence GTGCGGTGGTCGATCCTCGACCGCGCGCTGATCCGCCGCGGCCAGTCGCCCGCCGACACCCTGCGGCAGACGGTGCGCTTCGCGCGGGAGGCCGAGACCCTCGGGTTCCAGCGGTTCTGGCTGGCGGAGCATCACGGGGTGCCCGGCGTGGCCGGGTCCGCGCCCACCGTGCTGGCCGCCGCCGTGGCCTCCGCCACCACGCGCATCCGGGTCGGCACGGGCGGGGTGATGCTGCCCAACCACCGGCCGCTGGTCGTCGCCGAGCAGTTCGGCGTGCTGGAATCGCTCTTCCCCGGCCGGGTCGACATGGGCCTGGGCCGCTCGGTCGGCTTCACCGGCGCGGTGCGGGAAGCCCTGGGCGCCGAGAAGGACGCGGCGGACCGTTTCGGCGAGCAGGTGGCCGAGCTGCTGCGCTATTTCGACGGCGCGGGGCCGGTCACCGCCCTGCCCGCCCGCGGGCTGCGCGTGCCCGCGTTCATCCTGGCGGTGGGCGCGGGCGGCGCGATCGCCGCCGGGCACGGCCTGCCCCTGGTGATGGCGCACCTGAACGACGAGGAACGGATGCTGGCCGCTGTCGACGGCTACCGCGCCGCGTTCCGGCCCTCCGCGCACGGCGAGCGGCCCTACGTGGTCCTCGCGGTGAACGCGGCGGTCGCGGAGACGTCCGAGGAGGCAGCGCTGCTCCAGATCCCGGAGGCGTGGGCCACGGCGTACTCCCGCACCCGGGGCGTCTTCCCGCCGCTCGACCCGCCCGAGGAGGTCCTGGCACGCCGGATGACCGAACGCGAGCGCCGCTTCTTCGAGCAGGCCCGCGGCGGCCAACTGCACGGTGACGAGGCCGGGATGACCACAGCGCTGGCCCGGCTGGCCGACCGTACCGGCGCCGACGAACTGCTGCTGACGCTCACCTCGCACGGCGACGCCGGTCGGCTCGACTCCTACCGCCGGCTGGCCCGCCTCGCCGGGCTCGGCGCCGCCGCCGCACCCGCCCCGGCGGCCCGGGGCCGGTCCGCCGCGTAG
- a CDS encoding UBP-type zinc finger domain-containing protein: MTSNTEIDPTVPPSGTGCVECQETNGWWFHLRRCALCGHVGCCDSSQGQHATAHYRATGHPVVQSFEPGEEWFWDYASNDVREPGPVLAAPSSHPQNQPAPGPAGRVPADWVRLLHR; encoded by the coding sequence ATGACCAGCAACACCGAAATCGACCCCACCGTCCCGCCGAGCGGCACCGGCTGCGTCGAGTGCCAAGAGACGAATGGCTGGTGGTTCCACCTAAGGCGCTGCGCGCTCTGTGGGCACGTCGGCTGCTGCGACAGCTCACAAGGGCAGCATGCGACCGCTCACTACCGGGCCACAGGACATCCAGTAGTCCAGAGCTTCGAGCCCGGAGAAGAGTGGTTCTGGGACTATGCCTCGAACGACGTACGTGAGCCCGGACCCGTCCTCGCCGCGCCCAGCAGCCACCCCCAGAACCAGCCCGCACCAGGGCCGGCAGGACGGGTACCTGCGGACTGGGTGCGATTGCTCCACCGCTAG
- a CDS encoding phage integrase N-terminal SAM-like domain-containing protein produces the protein MPLLELNKMVVGLSRVWSGFVRDWERSLRAGNYPQTTRYNYLLAACQLARYLAEHSPDPDADDAAEDPAAVSKAHIEAFQAWMIDTRSASTALNKHKALQQFFKWLLLEEEEIDRSPMERVKQPKTPGKLVPVSPRRTPPRCWPPARARRSPSCGTKRSSGCCATPAPACPKSAGSWWRTST, from the coding sequence ATGCCCCTGCTGGAACTGAACAAGATGGTTGTTGGTTTGTCGCGGGTGTGGTCGGGGTTTGTGCGGGACTGGGAGCGGTCGCTGCGGGCGGGGAACTACCCGCAGACGACCCGGTACAACTATCTGCTGGCCGCGTGCCAGCTGGCCCGGTACCTGGCCGAGCACTCCCCGGACCCCGACGCGGACGACGCGGCCGAAGACCCGGCCGCGGTGTCCAAAGCGCACATCGAGGCGTTCCAGGCCTGGATGATCGACACCCGATCGGCGTCGACCGCGCTGAACAAGCACAAAGCCCTGCAGCAGTTCTTCAAGTGGCTGCTGCTCGAGGAGGAAGAGATCGACCGCTCCCCGATGGAGCGCGTCAAACAGCCCAAGACCCCCGGCAAGCTCGTGCCGGTCAGCCCGAGGCGGACACCCCCAAGGTGCTGGCCACCTGCAAGGGCAAGGCGTTCACCCAGCTGCGGGACGAAGCGATCATCCGGCTGCTGTGCAACACCGGCGCCCGCCTGTCCGAAGTCGGCCGGCTCCTGGTGGAGGACATCGACCTGA
- a CDS encoding tyrosine-type recombinase/integrase → MIRLLCNTGARLSEVGRLLVEDIDLNTDSVRYHGKGSKDRRVRFGPRTARAVSRYLRARDRHNGADLPQLWLAESGGRPLQPNGIKIMLKRRGLAAGLSGVHAHRWRHTFAHAWKRAGADTAASGPGRACGSWHDRRGRVPKTRFKHRL, encoded by the coding sequence ATCATCCGGCTGCTGTGCAACACCGGCGCCCGCCTGTCCGAAGTCGGCCGGCTCCTGGTGGAGGACATCGACCTGAACACCGACTCGGTGCGTTACCACGGCAAGGGCAGCAAGGACCGCCGGGTGAGGTTCGGGCCCCGCACCGCCCGGGCCGTCTCCCGCTACCTGCGGGCCCGGGACAGGCACAATGGCGCTGATCTGCCGCAGCTGTGGCTCGCCGAAAGCGGCGGACGCCCTCTGCAGCCCAACGGCATCAAGATCATGCTCAAACGCCGGGGCCTGGCCGCCGGGCTGAGCGGGGTCCACGCCCACCGCTGGCGGCACACCTTCGCCCACGCCTGGAAACGCGCCGGCGCGGACACTGCGGCATCCGGGCCAGGTAGGGCATGTGGGTCCTGGCATGATCGGCGAGGCCGGGTCCCGAAGACTCGCTTCAAACATCGACTCTAG
- a CDS encoding lipase maturation factor family protein → MDWIAHPDAWLSRLVLQRGLALVYLMAFLSAVREFRVLAGERGLTPAPAYLRAIPFRRAPSLFHLRYSDRLFDTVAWLGAALAAAVVAGAADAVPLWGSMALWAALWLLYLSIVNIGQIWYAFGWESLLLEAGFLAVFLGNDDIAPPTVGLYLMVWLVFRVELGAGLIKWRGDSCWRKLTCLYHHHETQPMPGPLSWFFHHLPRRVHRVETAANHVAQLVVPFLLFVPQPVATWAAAVIMVTQLWLVASGNFAWLNWLTMILAVAAVDGALAARHLPFLPSPPADRPDAPAWFTVTVVTAAALVAVLSYRPVRNLLSPAQEMNRAYNSLHLVNTYGAFGSVTRQRHEVVLEGTNDDPAAGEAADWRAYEFHGKPGDVHRLPRQFAPFHLRLDWLMWFAALTPYTPSPWLRRLTDRLLSGDPATLRLLRVNPFPTTPPRHIRARLYRYRFTTRRERRTTGAWWHRAPVGDHLPPTRPTLSERSPGCGMVLMHGDGVNKPQFRPAPGRGAVW, encoded by the coding sequence ATGGACTGGATCGCCCACCCCGACGCCTGGCTGAGCCGTCTGGTGCTGCAGCGGGGACTGGCCCTCGTGTACCTGATGGCGTTCCTCTCGGCCGTCCGCGAGTTCCGCGTCCTGGCCGGGGAGCGCGGCCTGACGCCCGCGCCCGCGTACCTGCGGGCGATACCGTTCCGCCGGGCCCCCAGCCTCTTCCACCTGCGGTACTCCGACCGCCTCTTCGACACCGTCGCCTGGCTCGGCGCGGCCCTGGCCGCGGCGGTGGTGGCGGGAGCCGCGGACGCGGTGCCGCTGTGGGGATCGATGGCGCTGTGGGCCGCGCTGTGGCTGCTGTACCTGTCCATCGTCAACATCGGGCAGATCTGGTACGCCTTCGGCTGGGAATCGCTGCTGCTGGAGGCCGGCTTTCTGGCGGTCTTCCTGGGCAACGACGACATCGCCCCGCCGACCGTCGGCCTCTATCTGATGGTCTGGCTCGTCTTCCGGGTCGAGCTGGGCGCCGGCCTGATCAAGTGGCGCGGCGACTCGTGCTGGCGGAAGCTCACCTGCCTCTACCACCACCACGAGACGCAGCCGATGCCCGGCCCGCTGTCGTGGTTCTTCCACCACTTGCCGCGCCGGGTGCACCGGGTGGAGACGGCGGCGAACCACGTGGCGCAGCTCGTCGTGCCCTTCCTGCTCTTCGTGCCCCAACCAGTGGCCACCTGGGCGGCGGCCGTCATCATGGTCACCCAGCTGTGGCTGGTCGCCTCGGGCAACTTCGCGTGGCTGAACTGGCTGACGATGATCCTCGCCGTCGCCGCGGTGGACGGCGCCCTGGCCGCCCGCCACCTGCCCTTCCTTCCCTCCCCACCCGCCGACCGGCCGGACGCGCCCGCATGGTTCACGGTGACGGTGGTGACCGCGGCGGCGCTGGTCGCGGTGCTGAGCTACCGCCCGGTCCGCAACCTGCTCTCGCCCGCCCAGGAGATGAACCGCGCCTACAACAGCCTCCATCTGGTCAACACCTACGGCGCGTTCGGCAGCGTGACGCGGCAGCGCCACGAGGTGGTCCTGGAGGGCACGAACGACGACCCGGCGGCGGGCGAGGCCGCCGACTGGCGGGCGTACGAGTTCCACGGCAAGCCGGGCGACGTCCACCGCCTGCCCCGGCAGTTCGCGCCGTTCCACCTTCGCCTGGACTGGCTGATGTGGTTCGCCGCCCTGACCCCGTACACCCCGTCCCCCTGGCTGCGCCGCCTGACCGACCGCCTGCTGTCCGGCGACCCCGCCACCCTCCGCCTCCTGCGCGTGAATCCCTTCCCCACCACGCCACCCCGCCACATCCGCGCCCGCCTGTACCGCTACCGCTTCACGACCCGGCGGGAACGCCGCACGACGGGCGCCTGGTGGCACCGCGCCCCGGTCGGCGACCACCTCCCCCCCACAAGGCCCACCCTGAGCGAGCGGTCCCCCGGATGCGGTATGGTTCTGATGCACGGCGACGGGGTGAACAAACCCCAGTTCAGACCGGCACCGGGACGTGGCGCAGTTTGGTAG
- a CDS encoding response regulator transcription factor has protein sequence MTIRVLLVDDDPLVRSGLRLMLGAAADIEVAGEAADGAEVLPLVHRHTPDVVLMDIRMPGMDGLTATERLRGLDRPPEVVMLTTFNADDHVLRALRAGAAGFVLKDTPPGQIVDAVRRVAAGDPVLSPAVTRRLIDHVTGAAPGARDARAARRRLDALSEREREVALAIGHGKSNAEIATVLYMSLPTVKTHVSRILTKLSLNNRVQIALLAYEAGLAGGES, from the coding sequence ATGACCATCCGCGTGCTCCTCGTAGACGACGATCCCCTGGTCCGCTCCGGGCTGCGCCTCATGCTCGGCGCCGCGGCGGACATCGAGGTCGCCGGGGAGGCCGCCGACGGCGCGGAGGTCCTGCCGCTGGTGCACCGGCACACGCCCGACGTGGTGCTGATGGACATCAGGATGCCCGGCATGGACGGCCTCACCGCCACCGAGCGGCTGCGCGGCCTGGACCGGCCGCCCGAGGTGGTGATGCTGACCACCTTCAACGCCGACGACCACGTGCTGCGGGCGCTGCGCGCCGGGGCCGCCGGGTTCGTGCTGAAGGACACCCCGCCCGGGCAGATCGTCGACGCCGTCCGGCGGGTGGCCGCGGGCGACCCGGTGCTCTCCCCGGCCGTCACCCGGCGGCTGATCGACCACGTCACCGGCGCGGCGCCCGGTGCCCGGGACGCCCGCGCCGCCCGGCGCCGGCTCGACGCGCTCAGCGAGCGGGAACGGGAGGTCGCCCTCGCCATCGGCCACGGCAAGTCCAACGCCGAGATCGCGACCGTGCTCTACATGAGCCTGCCCACGGTCAAGACGCACGTCTCGCGCATCCTGACCAAGCTGAGCCTCAACAACCGGGTGCAGATCGCCCTCCTCGCCTACGAGGCGGGGCTGGCCGGCGGGGAATCCTGA